The window TAAATATCATCTGCTCCTGTGGCATCCACACTGGATGTAGGCTCGTCAAGGAAGAGGATTTCCGGATTTGCAACCAGTGCCCTTGCCAGGAGCACCTTTTGCCGCTGTCCGCCGGAAAGATCACTTATTGCCCTTTTCCTGAAACTCAGCAGTCCAAACTGCTCAAGTATCTCATCAGTCCGCTTTTTATCATCACTTGTAAAGAATCGACCGATTCCCCGTGACCTGGTCAGCCCCATCATCACCACATCGTGAACAGAAATGGGAAATCCCTTGTTAAGATTGGTTTCCTGAGGAATATAGCCCGCTCTGACTCTTGTCTTAATGGGATCTCCCCCAAGGAGACGAATAGTGCCGCTGTCAGGCTTGAGCACCCCTAAAATCAATCTCAGCAGAGTTGTTTTCCCTCCCCCGTTTGGCCCGATTATCCCCAGGAAATCTCCTGCGGCAACAGAAAAAGAGGCATTCTTTACAACTGTATTCGGACCATAAGAAAAGGTAACATTCAGGCACTCTATGCAAAAGTCTTTACTATTCATTTTTTCCCAGAGATTCAGCGAGACTAAGCAGACTGCCGGGCCAGTCTTCAGCCAGCGGATCGGCAATTACGATTTCAGTTTTCAGTTGCCCGGCTATGACTTCAGCAGTTCTCCTTGAGAACTGCGGCTGCACAAAAATGGTTCTTATCCTGCTCTCCCTGGCTTTCCTTATGATACTTTCCATCTCCCTCATTCCCGGCTCTTTTCCTTCGACTTCGACAGAAATCTGAGTCAGGCCAAACTCTTCCGCAAAGTAGCCCCAGGATGGGTGAAAGACCATAAATGGTTGCCCAGGCCTGCAATTTCTCAACAAGGAACGAATCTTTTGCTGCAGCTCCCTGATCTCTGCTTTAAACGCCTCGCAGTTTTTCAGGT is drawn from Fibrobacter sp. and contains these coding sequences:
- a CDS encoding metal ABC transporter ATP-binding protein: MNSKDFCIECLNVTFSYGPNTVVKNASFSVAAGDFLGIIGPNGGGKTTLLRLILGVLKPDSGTIRLLGGDPIKTRVRAGYIPQETNLNKGFPISVHDVVMMGLTRSRGIGRFFTSDDKKRTDEILEQFGLLSFRKRAISDLSGGQRQKVLLARALVANPEILFLDEPTSSVDATGADDIYEYLQNINKNGTTVVLVTHNIGILSRYIKSVACINTEVFFHPDGKLDEHSINRTFGCAVDLIAHGVPHRVFHTHGETCNHA